One Canis aureus isolate CA01 chromosome 35, VMU_Caureus_v.1.0, whole genome shotgun sequence genomic region harbors:
- the DTX3L gene encoding E3 ubiquitin-protein ligase DTX3L isoform X2: MDSCLQKIFLCVMADLNCNLFSKEQREQITTICPEVKKMEGHDGIEKVCGTFGDIEKIHHFLKEQLQESGHRHESSLWTGERELRPQQDQNSCVSPSQPTTRAEEKSSHLEIPLPFFEYFQYIYPDTINSIQKRFGVKIRVQESSLNTVNLDFTSNQSGDLEAAKESFFSEFQKTAGLLEQECLAFEDSKQANKIKQELNQRFTKLLIKEKGRELTLLGTQDDISSARYFFTLKDPENLVMGPVKISALTCLNNGIEVDTAQYKLVEAELLQKVKEIEEKYNTQCEICGNIKKMRILFEPKDKELDLSVHAYGSFIEAYQHVSSQLVREVLSLKHLGRERKLLHGTKFADDFRTMHPDIHFVLNQESMTLIGLPSHLAKAKQYICKKVELSLLAGDQGNEDHETPMDTDSNDSEMASPTLQHSVSSGGSGEDKEEDKCSICMDIIRNKHVLLKCKHAFCTPCIDKALSYKPVCPVCQTSYGIQTGNQPEGTMTFTLLKDSLPGYESCGSIVIDYNMEGGIQTKEHPNPGKKYSGVQRTAYLPNNEEGNKVLRLLYRAFEQKLIFTVGESRTLGVSDVITWNDIHHKTSRVGGPQKYGYPDPDYLKRVKQELKDKGIE, encoded by the exons ATGGATTCCTGTCTCCAAAAG aTCTTTCTTTGTGTCATGGCTGACCTGAATTGTAACCTGTTCTCTAAAGAGCAGAGGGAACAGATAACCACTATCTGCCCCGAGGTCAAAAAGATGGAAGGGCACGATGGAATTGAGAAGGTGTGTGGCACCTTTGGAGATATTGAAAAAATACATCACTTCTTGAAAGAGCAACTCCAAGAAAGCGGGCACAGACATGAGTCTTCCCTTTGGACAGGGGAGAGGGAGCTGCGCCCTCAGCAGGACCAGAACAGCTGTGTTTCCCCCTCCCAACCAACAACCAGGGCAGAAGAAAAAAGCAGCCATCTTGAAATTCCCTTGCCTTTCTTTGAATACTTCCAATATATCTATCCTGATACAATAAACTCAATACAGAAAAGATTTGGTGTAAAAATAAGAGTTCAGGAGAGTTCTCTGAATACTGTCAATTTAGACTTCACCTCCAATCAATCAGGTGACCTCGAAGCTGCTAAAGAGTCTTTTTTCAGTGAATTTCAGAAAACTGCAGGACTGCTGGAGCAGGAATGCCTTGCTTTTGAAGACAGTAAGCAGGCAAATAAGATCAAACAGGAATTGAATCAACGGTTTACAAAGCTCCttataaaggagaaaggaagggaattaACTCTCCTTGGGACACAAGATGACATTTCTTCTGCCAGATATTTTTTTACCCTAAAAGACCCTGAAAATCTTGTCATGGGACCTGTGAAAATATCGGCTCTCACATGCCTGAATAATGGGATTGAAGTTGACACCGCTCAGTATAAGCTTGTAGAAGCTGAATTACTCCAGAAGGTGAAAGAGATAGAAGAAAAGTACAACACTCAATGTGAGATTTGTGGAAACATTAAGAAAATGCGCATTCTATTTGAACCTAAGGACAAGGAACTCGATCTGTCTGTCCATGCTTACGGAAGTTTCATCGAAGCCTATCAACATGTGTCAAGTCAGCTGGTAAGAGAAGTTCTTTCGCTGAAACatctgggcagagagagaaagctcttACATGGGACCAAGTTCGCTGATGACTTTAGAACAATGCATCCAGACATACACTTCGTGCTAAATCAAGAGTCCATGACTCTGATTGGGTTGCCAAGTCACCTGGCAAAGGCCAAGCAGTATATCTGTAAAAAAGTGGAATTGTCCCTGTTGGCTGGAGATCAAGGGAATGAGGACCACGAAACACCCATGGACACTGACAGTAATGATTCAGAAATGGCTTCCCCAACACTCCAGCACTCTGTCAGTTCTGGGGGGTCAGGGGAGGACAAGGAAGAGGACAAATGTAGCATCTGCATGGACATCATCAGGAACAAACACGTGCTCTTGAAGTGCAAGCACGCATTCTGCACCCCTTGTATCGACAAAGCCTTGTCCTATAAGCCGGTCTGTCCCGTGTGCCAGACTTCCTATGGCATCCAGACAGGCAATCAGCCAGAGGGAACCATGACTTTCACTCTCCTAAAAGACTCACTTCCAGGTTATGAATCCTGCGGTTCCATTGTGATTGATTATAACATGGAAGGAGGCATACAAACA AAAGAGCACCCAAACCCAGGAAAGAAATACTCTGGAGTACAACGAACAGCATACTTGCCTAATAATGAAGAAGGAAATAAGGTTTTGAGACTGCTTTATAGAGCCTTTGAGCAAAAGCTGATTTTCACAGTGGGAGAGTCTCGAACACTAGGAGTCTCAGATGTCATTACATGGAATGATATCCACCACAAAACGTCCCGTGTTGGAGGGCCACAAAA GTATGGCTACCCTGATCCCGATTATCTGAAACGTGTCAAACAGGAGCTGAAAGATAAAGGAATTGAGTAA
- the DTX3L gene encoding E3 ubiquitin-protein ligase DTX3L isoform X3, translating into MADLNCNLFSKEQREQITTICPEVKKMEGHDGIEKVCGTFGDIEKIHHFLKEQLQESGHRHESSLWTGERELRPQQDQNSCVSPSQPTTRAEEKSSHLEIPLPFFEYFQYIYPDTINSIQKRFGVKIRVQESSLNTVNLDFTSNQSGDLEAAKESFFSEFQKTAGLLEQECLAFEDSKQANKIKQELNQRFTKLLIKEKGRELTLLGTQDDISSARYFFTLKDPENLVMGPVKISALTCLNNGIEVDTAQYKLVEAELLQKVKEIEEKYNTQCEICGNIKKMRILFEPKDKELDLSVHAYGSFIEAYQHVSSQLVREVLSLKHLGRERKLLHGTKFADDFRTMHPDIHFVLNQESMTLIGLPSHLAKAKQYICKKVELSLLAGDQGNEDHETPMDTDSNDSEMASPTLQHSVSSGGSGEDKEEDKCSICMDIIRNKHVLLKCKHAFCTPCIDKALSYKPVCPVCQTSYGIQTGNQPEGTMTFTLLKDSLPGYESCGSIVIDYNMEGGIQTKEHPNPGKKYSGVQRTAYLPNNEEGNKVLRLLYRAFEQKLIFTVGESRTLGVSDVITWNDIHHKTSRVGGPQKYGYPDPDYLKRVKQELKDKGIE; encoded by the exons ATGGCTGACCTGAATTGTAACCTGTTCTCTAAAGAGCAGAGGGAACAGATAACCACTATCTGCCCCGAGGTCAAAAAGATGGAAGGGCACGATGGAATTGAGAAGGTGTGTGGCACCTTTGGAGATATTGAAAAAATACATCACTTCTTGAAAGAGCAACTCCAAGAAAGCGGGCACAGACATGAGTCTTCCCTTTGGACAGGGGAGAGGGAGCTGCGCCCTCAGCAGGACCAGAACAGCTGTGTTTCCCCCTCCCAACCAACAACCAGGGCAGAAGAAAAAAGCAGCCATCTTGAAATTCCCTTGCCTTTCTTTGAATACTTCCAATATATCTATCCTGATACAATAAACTCAATACAGAAAAGATTTGGTGTAAAAATAAGAGTTCAGGAGAGTTCTCTGAATACTGTCAATTTAGACTTCACCTCCAATCAATCAGGTGACCTCGAAGCTGCTAAAGAGTCTTTTTTCAGTGAATTTCAGAAAACTGCAGGACTGCTGGAGCAGGAATGCCTTGCTTTTGAAGACAGTAAGCAGGCAAATAAGATCAAACAGGAATTGAATCAACGGTTTACAAAGCTCCttataaaggagaaaggaagggaattaACTCTCCTTGGGACACAAGATGACATTTCTTCTGCCAGATATTTTTTTACCCTAAAAGACCCTGAAAATCTTGTCATGGGACCTGTGAAAATATCGGCTCTCACATGCCTGAATAATGGGATTGAAGTTGACACCGCTCAGTATAAGCTTGTAGAAGCTGAATTACTCCAGAAGGTGAAAGAGATAGAAGAAAAGTACAACACTCAATGTGAGATTTGTGGAAACATTAAGAAAATGCGCATTCTATTTGAACCTAAGGACAAGGAACTCGATCTGTCTGTCCATGCTTACGGAAGTTTCATCGAAGCCTATCAACATGTGTCAAGTCAGCTGGTAAGAGAAGTTCTTTCGCTGAAACatctgggcagagagagaaagctcttACATGGGACCAAGTTCGCTGATGACTTTAGAACAATGCATCCAGACATACACTTCGTGCTAAATCAAGAGTCCATGACTCTGATTGGGTTGCCAAGTCACCTGGCAAAGGCCAAGCAGTATATCTGTAAAAAAGTGGAATTGTCCCTGTTGGCTGGAGATCAAGGGAATGAGGACCACGAAACACCCATGGACACTGACAGTAATGATTCAGAAATGGCTTCCCCAACACTCCAGCACTCTGTCAGTTCTGGGGGGTCAGGGGAGGACAAGGAAGAGGACAAATGTAGCATCTGCATGGACATCATCAGGAACAAACACGTGCTCTTGAAGTGCAAGCACGCATTCTGCACCCCTTGTATCGACAAAGCCTTGTCCTATAAGCCGGTCTGTCCCGTGTGCCAGACTTCCTATGGCATCCAGACAGGCAATCAGCCAGAGGGAACCATGACTTTCACTCTCCTAAAAGACTCACTTCCAGGTTATGAATCCTGCGGTTCCATTGTGATTGATTATAACATGGAAGGAGGCATACAAACA AAAGAGCACCCAAACCCAGGAAAGAAATACTCTGGAGTACAACGAACAGCATACTTGCCTAATAATGAAGAAGGAAATAAGGTTTTGAGACTGCTTTATAGAGCCTTTGAGCAAAAGCTGATTTTCACAGTGGGAGAGTCTCGAACACTAGGAGTCTCAGATGTCATTACATGGAATGATATCCACCACAAAACGTCCCGTGTTGGAGGGCCACAAAA GTATGGCTACCCTGATCCCGATTATCTGAAACGTGTCAAACAGGAGCTGAAAGATAAAGGAATTGAGTAA
- the DTX3L gene encoding E3 ubiquitin-protein ligase DTX3L isoform X1, with protein MALRPPSPLLVRVPQAGPRTRWKLGVYFQSRSSGGGECSVQPAHPGDQVTFQVKFLERAAKERVLKKEKHQIIVDNKLLTIFLEPTENPVDSGVSSLTQSQKEVRSDEKHPEGEGIPNAMDSCLQKIFLCVMADLNCNLFSKEQREQITTICPEVKKMEGHDGIEKVCGTFGDIEKIHHFLKEQLQESGHRHESSLWTGERELRPQQDQNSCVSPSQPTTRAEEKSSHLEIPLPFFEYFQYIYPDTINSIQKRFGVKIRVQESSLNTVNLDFTSNQSGDLEAAKESFFSEFQKTAGLLEQECLAFEDSKQANKIKQELNQRFTKLLIKEKGRELTLLGTQDDISSARYFFTLKDPENLVMGPVKISALTCLNNGIEVDTAQYKLVEAELLQKVKEIEEKYNTQCEICGNIKKMRILFEPKDKELDLSVHAYGSFIEAYQHVSSQLVREVLSLKHLGRERKLLHGTKFADDFRTMHPDIHFVLNQESMTLIGLPSHLAKAKQYICKKVELSLLAGDQGNEDHETPMDTDSNDSEMASPTLQHSVSSGGSGEDKEEDKCSICMDIIRNKHVLLKCKHAFCTPCIDKALSYKPVCPVCQTSYGIQTGNQPEGTMTFTLLKDSLPGYESCGSIVIDYNMEGGIQTKEHPNPGKKYSGVQRTAYLPNNEEGNKVLRLLYRAFEQKLIFTVGESRTLGVSDVITWNDIHHKTSRVGGPQKYGYPDPDYLKRVKQELKDKGIE; from the exons ATGGCCCTCCGCCCGCCGTCCCCGCTGCTCGTGCGGGTGCCCCAGGCCGGCCCGCGGACGCGCTGGAAGCTGGGGGTCTACTTCCAGAGCCGGAGCTCGGGCGGCGGCGAGTGCAGCGTGCAGCCCGCCCACCCCGGGGACCAGGTCACCTTCCAGGTGAAGTTCTTGGAAAGGGCAG CTAAAGAGAGAgtcttgaagaaagaaaaacatcaaattatCGTTGACAACAAACTTCTGACTATTTTTCTGGAGCCCACTGAGAATCCAGTAGATTCTGGAGTGTCTTCGCTGACACAGTCACAGAAAGAGGTGAGGTCTGATGAGAAGCATCCAGAGGGAGAAGGTATTCCTAATGCTATGGATTCCTGTCTCCAAAAG aTCTTTCTTTGTGTCATGGCTGACCTGAATTGTAACCTGTTCTCTAAAGAGCAGAGGGAACAGATAACCACTATCTGCCCCGAGGTCAAAAAGATGGAAGGGCACGATGGAATTGAGAAGGTGTGTGGCACCTTTGGAGATATTGAAAAAATACATCACTTCTTGAAAGAGCAACTCCAAGAAAGCGGGCACAGACATGAGTCTTCCCTTTGGACAGGGGAGAGGGAGCTGCGCCCTCAGCAGGACCAGAACAGCTGTGTTTCCCCCTCCCAACCAACAACCAGGGCAGAAGAAAAAAGCAGCCATCTTGAAATTCCCTTGCCTTTCTTTGAATACTTCCAATATATCTATCCTGATACAATAAACTCAATACAGAAAAGATTTGGTGTAAAAATAAGAGTTCAGGAGAGTTCTCTGAATACTGTCAATTTAGACTTCACCTCCAATCAATCAGGTGACCTCGAAGCTGCTAAAGAGTCTTTTTTCAGTGAATTTCAGAAAACTGCAGGACTGCTGGAGCAGGAATGCCTTGCTTTTGAAGACAGTAAGCAGGCAAATAAGATCAAACAGGAATTGAATCAACGGTTTACAAAGCTCCttataaaggagaaaggaagggaattaACTCTCCTTGGGACACAAGATGACATTTCTTCTGCCAGATATTTTTTTACCCTAAAAGACCCTGAAAATCTTGTCATGGGACCTGTGAAAATATCGGCTCTCACATGCCTGAATAATGGGATTGAAGTTGACACCGCTCAGTATAAGCTTGTAGAAGCTGAATTACTCCAGAAGGTGAAAGAGATAGAAGAAAAGTACAACACTCAATGTGAGATTTGTGGAAACATTAAGAAAATGCGCATTCTATTTGAACCTAAGGACAAGGAACTCGATCTGTCTGTCCATGCTTACGGAAGTTTCATCGAAGCCTATCAACATGTGTCAAGTCAGCTGGTAAGAGAAGTTCTTTCGCTGAAACatctgggcagagagagaaagctcttACATGGGACCAAGTTCGCTGATGACTTTAGAACAATGCATCCAGACATACACTTCGTGCTAAATCAAGAGTCCATGACTCTGATTGGGTTGCCAAGTCACCTGGCAAAGGCCAAGCAGTATATCTGTAAAAAAGTGGAATTGTCCCTGTTGGCTGGAGATCAAGGGAATGAGGACCACGAAACACCCATGGACACTGACAGTAATGATTCAGAAATGGCTTCCCCAACACTCCAGCACTCTGTCAGTTCTGGGGGGTCAGGGGAGGACAAGGAAGAGGACAAATGTAGCATCTGCATGGACATCATCAGGAACAAACACGTGCTCTTGAAGTGCAAGCACGCATTCTGCACCCCTTGTATCGACAAAGCCTTGTCCTATAAGCCGGTCTGTCCCGTGTGCCAGACTTCCTATGGCATCCAGACAGGCAATCAGCCAGAGGGAACCATGACTTTCACTCTCCTAAAAGACTCACTTCCAGGTTATGAATCCTGCGGTTCCATTGTGATTGATTATAACATGGAAGGAGGCATACAAACA AAAGAGCACCCAAACCCAGGAAAGAAATACTCTGGAGTACAACGAACAGCATACTTGCCTAATAATGAAGAAGGAAATAAGGTTTTGAGACTGCTTTATAGAGCCTTTGAGCAAAAGCTGATTTTCACAGTGGGAGAGTCTCGAACACTAGGAGTCTCAGATGTCATTACATGGAATGATATCCACCACAAAACGTCCCGTGTTGGAGGGCCACAAAA GTATGGCTACCCTGATCCCGATTATCTGAAACGTGTCAAACAGGAGCTGAAAGATAAAGGAATTGAGTAA